Proteins co-encoded in one Tachysurus fulvidraco isolate hzauxx_2018 chromosome 17, HZAU_PFXX_2.0, whole genome shotgun sequence genomic window:
- the eif4ebp3l gene encoding eukaryotic translation initiation factor 4E-binding protein 3-like: MFGIHGTCFQNIETRMSANTQKTRSCPIPTRVIQLKDWSQLPDCYSQTPGGTLFSTTPGGTRIIYDRKFLLECRNSPIARTPPGCLPQIPGVTVPLNHPLGKLEELKEELEEDKDAAVDDSQFDMDI, translated from the exons ATGTTTGGGATACACGGAACTTGTTTCCAGAACATAGAGACAAG AATGTCAGCTAACACACAGAAGACCAGAAGCTGTCCCATTCCAACCCGTGTGATCCAGTTAAAGGACTGGTCTCAGCTCCCAGACTGTTACAGCCAGACGCCTGGAGGAACCTTGTTCTCCACCACTCCAGGAG GCACTCGTATCATTTACGACAGAAAGTTCTTGCTCGAGTGCAGGAACTCGCCGATCGCTCGGACCCCACCTGGCTGCCTGCCCCAGATTCCCGGGGTGACCGTTCCTTTGAATCACCCTCTGGGTAAATTAGAGGAACTGAaagaagagctggaggaggaCAAGGATGCTGCAG TTGACGACAGCCAGTTCGATATGGACATTTGA